The segment GCGCCCCCTTCGCCCCCGCGGGGGAATGGCGCCCAGCCCCGGGCCAATGAGAGTAGCGGAATTTATTTCATTCAGTGCGGGGCCGGGCTCTTGCCCGGAAAGGGGCGGGACGCCACGCCGGGGGCGGTGCCGCCGCGCGCCCGGGAGAGGGCGGCGCCCGCCCCGTGGCCGGGCCAATCGGCGCCGCGCCCGGAGAGGGAGGGGGGACCAGGCCTTTTTTCCCTCCGCGCGGGGCCAATCCCGACTTTACAAGCTTGAACTTTTGCCACCCTCGGACGAGAGAGCGCGCCCGAGGAGGTACCCCGCCGCGCCGGCTCCAGGGGCAAGAGCGGCCTTAACCCTTCCCGCGCCAGGCGGTCCGCTGCTGCCACCGCGCCCCCACCAGCTTGCCCAGGATCAGAAGGGATCTGGGCCCCCAACTCACCCTCATTTCCATGGTGAAACGTCGCTGGGGAAATCACGAGCCCTACCTACATCCCTCTTTGTGGTGCAGAGaataaactggggaaggaaaggggGTGGAGGAGTCACCCAGCCTCGAGGGGGCCCGGACGGCTGGCGGCCCGCCTAGCTCTGAGGGAAAGACTTGGCGACCGAGAGGAGCCCGAGAGAAGACGTTCCCagcctccaccccaccctccGTAATTCCCTACCTCGAGCAAGCCTAGAGTCCCTCTGCGTGAGGTATCCCACGCCCCCCGGCTGGCCCAGCAGACTACCCCCGACTTTGAGCAGGGGGTGTGGAAACCTCGCGCTACCACGTTAGATCCCACCACCCCAACAAATCAGCCGCCCCCTACTGCCAAAAAACGTAAgccaggaaagcacacacgcacacccatTTTTATTAGCCTTCCCTGGGATGGGGGTTTGTACCAATTCTAAAGTGCAACGTGCGTTTGAAGTTTGTGCACAAGCCAAGGAGAGGCAAAGCGCCCCGTTTGCGTCCGAGTCTCAGTGGGTCCACCAAACTCTCGCACAGCCAGCCTGCCTGTGGTTTGTGCAaccgtgtgtgtgagtgtgtgtgcgcgcgcgctcgCATCCGTGCCCGCGGCGCACGCGAGCCAGAGAGCCGGCCGTGGGCGCTGTCAGGCcctgggcgggggaggggggtggtgctGGGGCAAGCgtggggcgggggccggggctcGGCCCGCCCCGGGAGCCGGCCCCTTGGAGCCTCGGGCCCTGCAATGGGACGTGTTCTCCTTTAAGAGTTAAGAAACTTGAAACCTTGTTTGCGCAACAATCAGCGCCGCGGAGCCGCCAAAGTGTCTAGACTGGCATATGATGGGAGGCAGCCAATGACTCCGCGGCGCTCCTCCGGGGGCCCTCAGTGTGCGTTTGAGgagaacaaaaaagagagagagagagccgaGTCGGGGAGCGAGCGAGGGAGTCGAGCCGAGAGAAAGAGCCGCCGGGCGCTGCCTCGCCAGACCTCGCCGGGACCGCGGGGCCACCGGGAGGCACTTtttgtggagggggaggggggcgaCCTCTGCAGCCACAGCGTCCTGGGCGTCCGAGTGGAGCGTGGGGCGGGCTATGACCTCTGCCTCGGTGGATTGCATTTTAATTAAGGATTCCCAGCAGCTCTTTGGGATTTTTACAGTTTCCACTCATGTGTTGACACCGCGTTCAGGAGAAATTCGCTCCAAGTGCATCTAGCGCCTGGGACCTGAGACAGAGTTGGCCTTTCGTGCATGCAATTCCAGGGATTTTGGTCTTGTTTggggttctttttctttctttccttttttttttttttccttttctttttgcaggGAGTAAGAAGGAAGCCGAGGCTATCATCAACAAGCCTGCCTTTCGGATCCTGCAGGAAAAACCCATGTAGTGAAGCGCTTGGGTTTTAAAGGCAGGGCTTTCCAGACACATTTGGGGAGTTCAGCTCCAGCGCTTTGTGCTCATGGACCAACCGCGCAACTTTTGAAGGCTCGCCGGCCCATGCGGGGTCTTTCTGGCGGCGCGCCGCCTGCAGTCCCTCTAAAGCGCCGGGGCTGGAGTTGCTGAGCCTCCCGGCCGCCGGGGTCCATGTAGCCGCGGGCCGGGCGCGGACTGCGGATCGGCGTGCGCGCGTTCCACGCCGTCCAGCCCCGGCGAGCTCCCTCATGTTGCAGCCCTGCGGTGCCCCTTCGACGACAGGCTGTGCGCGGTTTGCACGGCGCCCGGCGGCAGAGCTTCATGTGGGGCTGCGGCCCGCGCAGCCGGCGCCTCGCTGAGGAAACGGACCCCCGGTAACCGGAGACCgcctcccccccctcccccggcgCCAAAGGATATCGTATGTTCAGGTCCAAACGCTCGGGGCTGGTGCGGCGACTTTGGCGAAGTCGTGTGGTCCCCGACCGGGAGGaaggcggcggcagcggcggcggcggtggcgacGAGGATGGGAGCGTGGGCAGCCGAGCTGAGCCGGCCGCGCGGGCACGAGAAGGCGGAGGCTGCGGCCGCCCCGAGGTCCGCCCGGTAGCCCTGCGGCGGCCCCGGGACGCGGTGGGACAGCGAGGCGCCCAAGGCGCTGGGAGACGCCGGCGCTCAGGGGGCCCCCCGAGGCCCATGTCCGAGCCGGGGGCCGGCTCTGGAGGCTCCTCGCTGGACGTGGGGGAGCCGGGAGGCCAGGGCTGGCTGCCCGAAAGTGACTGCGAGACGGTGACCTGCTGTCTCTTCTCGGAGCGGGACGCCGCCGGAGCTCCCCGAGAAGCCGGCGAACCCCTGGTCGGGGCGGCCCAGGAGCCAGAGGGCGGCGGGCGGAGTCGCGAAGCCCGCtcgcggctgctgctgctggagcagGAACTCAAGACGGTCACGTACTCGCTGCTGAAGCGGCTCAAGGAGCGCTCGCTGGACACGCTGCTGGAGGCGGTGGAGTCCCGCGGCGGCGTGCCGGGCGGCTGCGTGCTGGTGCCGCGCGCCGACCTCCGCCTGGGCGGCCAGCCCGCGCCGCCGCAGCTGCTGCTCGGACGCCTCTTCCGCTGGCCCGACCTGCAGCACGCCGTGGAGCTCAAGCCCCTGTGCGGCTGCCACAGcttcgccgccgccgccgacgGCCCCACAGTGTGCTGCAACCCCTACCACTTCAGCCGGCTCTGCGGGCCAGGTGAGCACGCCGCGCCCGGCGGGTCCTCGCGGTTCCCCTCCAGCCACCTTCCGTGGCCTTCTCTCTCCCCTTGACACTCGGGAGGGAGGACGAAGCTGCGGGTGTTCCCCTGGGTGCCCCGGGGCGTGGGAGTTCCCAGTGGAGGCGCCTCACCCTGGCAGCAAAACCGGGTAGTGGGTATGTGGGCGCATACATCAAATGGCAACTTCATCTAAGGCTTCAGCAAACTCATACGGGCgcgctgccgtccatggggtcgcgaagagtcggacacgactcggCGACTAAACAAACTCAGAAAGGTGCACGTTGCACTTTTCTCTGTGCAGCTTCAGGGACTTAAGGCAGACCCCAACTTTGTAGACAGTGGGAGAGAAGGGCAGGTCTAGGAGAGGCCAaagacacccccccaccccccaatttaTTTACCCCTAGTCCGAGCCGCGGCCTGAGGCATTGTGTGCGTATGCCTACACCTATGGTATACTTTGTTGGATCCAAGTAGATGCAAGTTGTAAATTCTGGTGTAGACCGTTCATGGCTGGAGTCAAAGGTGTTCGTAAATTGTCCCACTTGTTCCTGTCTATACTTTGGAGCAAAGCTTTTGCAGGGTAGCCTTTCTCAGAGTGAAGACCACCGTCTTCTTCAGATTGTTGCCAGCATCCCTTGGGTGTCAAATACCAGGGCCTTCTGTCATCATCATTCTCAATTCTGTGTCCAGCTTTTCTAGAGAATCAGGAGTCCTGGAGGTGTGTAGGTAGGGAAGGAAGCAGGCTATTTTAGTACCTTTGAGAACCGCTCCCCTTCTTTgttctgttcctgggattttctGTACACGTGATCTACCCAGTCCTGCTTACCTGAGCAGGCTCTGGATGCTGGAGCAGAGGGGAGGACAGATGGAGACTCCTGCATCCTCACCCCCTTCCCCTTGCACTACAGGGATCACACATTTTAGCCTGTAGCATCGTCTGGGTGTATGCATCTTAGGTGGCATGGAGGGGCGTTTGGGGTAGGGGGGAGAGGGGTGTTCTGCAGGGGTGTTGGGTCTGGGCAGGCCCTGAGTTCTTCCAGTCTGGCCCTTCTGGGGAGAGACAACACCCAGCCTGGGGGCATTTAACAGGGTCGGATCACACAGGTCTCCTGACTCCCGTTGTGGAAGGGAAGGGCGGGGCTGGAAGCACCGCTGTGTCCCAGGTGTCTTGTTTTTGTCTGGGGTGGTGGCTGGAGGGGAAGGACGGTGCTTCAGCAGTTGTTCCTGAAGACAGAGCCCTgaagggggctggggagaggcagcGCTGATCTGATTGCCTGCTCCCTGTGCGGTCATTCGGATTGTCAGGGGCTTGGTCAGTCCCTTATCTGTGGCCCACTGCGGGCCTTTTGTGTTCCTTGTTCCTCTGACTGCTTCCCCTGGAAGTGGATTTTCCCACTCTTCCTCTCTGACTCCTCCCTGCCTCTGAGGAGTAGGACCTAATTGTGGTTGCCCTGTTCCTGGTCCCTTTTTTTCCAGTGGGAAAGAATATGTGGGGTTCCCTCTGCTCTTTCAGAAGGCCCCGCTGGGCATTTTCTTTCTCACCATGTCAGTCTGCTAGGGgatatttgttgagcacttactgtgccAGGGACCACGGTGGGTGATGTAGTGGGGAGAGTGGAAATATGAGTAGGATCCATGCCCTCAAGAAACAGAATCTTTGGGTAGGGGTCGGAGGAGAGACGGGACAGAGATGGGGGAAGTAGGGCCAGGCCGGGCGTCTGGGGTGTGCGTGTAACAGGAGCACCTCTAGGAGCCTTGCAGGATGGGTGGTAAAGGGAGATGAGTgttgaaggggaggaggagggggcctgcTGAGAGTTAAGGTACCAAGCAAGTTCAAGTGCGTGGGTGGGAAGAGATGGGATGAAGAGATTGGAGACAGGCAGGACCCACCCTGCCCATACTTTTTGGATAAGTCAACTTGGGTCTTGGTTTGAATCTGGTGAACTTGAGCAGTTTTAAGTTAAAGGGCAAACTGCAGTGGAATGGTTCTGACCCACAGACCTGGTCCTAGGCTCTGTCCTGCCAGTATGACAACTTGACCTTGGAGGGGGAGTAATCTCCCCTCTCTGTCTACCTGTGGGTCAATGGGGTTGGCTTTAGAAAATTCTCAACATCAAGTTCCAGACTCAGCATTGGCACTTGACTCCTCTCCTTGTCCCAGAAGGAGGCGCTGTTGCAGGAGCTGTGCCTGTTCTCCGGCTTCTTCACTAGCTCAGCGCTGCACCCggcccaccccccccacccccattcaagCCACTCCAGGGGCATTTGAGAGCACTGGTGGTCTGGGAAGAGTGTCCTATATGCACCAGATTGACCCTTTTGCTTCATCCTCTGCCTGATGGCTTAGGCCACCAGGACTGAGAACTGGGGGtctggcggggggtggggcgcGGGGGGGCGGTACTGTGCTCTttgctgcccaccccacccccgcctcctgGCCGCCAGCCTGACTCCCTGAGCTGGGCGGGTGCATAGCTGGAGCTCAGCCGTGCGCGTCCTGATAAGGAGACTGCTCCTTCCAGGCCCCTGGGGGAGAGGGCTGGGGCACCGGCGCAGGCAGACAGACTGACAGATCTACACACACAGCAGACACACAGAGAGTAGGCTGGAATACACAGCAGGCCAACTGAGGGACACCCACCCGCACCCCACTGCCCCCTAGCACAGGGATCCCTAGTGACAGGCGGTCCCTCTCTGGGCAGTGTGGCTCCCTGCTGCTCAGAGCAAGCGCTGTCCATCCTTCAGCTTGCTTTGGGGCATTGGGACCAGTTTTCCTTGGgcctcttttctcatctgtaaagccAGGGGGCGAACAGCATCCCTAAGGTCCTATGGGCGGATTCCAGGTTACACAGGCCTGCCCTCTCCCTCATGCTTGTCTCAGAAAGTGGGGTCCCCCATACCTAGCTCTGCCCTGGGCTTCCTGCTCCCATGGGACTCAAGCCCTGGCTTTCCCTCGTTCTGGTGTATCTTTCTGTCCCAGGAAAAGCCAGTTCACTGAGCTTGGTGCCTATGTGGACGGAAATGTGGAGAAATACTTTAATCACAGTTCTAACCTGTGTTTATAGAGCTCCTTTCTCCCGAAAGTATCCATTAACTTTGGAATAAATCTCCTGCTCTTTGCttcaccactttttttttctgtaattataTTCAGTAAATTACTATTATCCAAATTGCGCCAGGGAAAGAGACAGAGTTAGGGAGAGAACTTCTGAACAACTGGAGGAGGCCGCCTAGGAAAACACAGGGTTCCCAGGCCAGGACTATAGGAATTAGAATGGGCTagaaagttttccttttatttggccTGGCATTATCCCTTTGAAATGAGATCAATTTCAAGTTGGGCTTCCaagcccccgccccgcccctctggCGGCCCCTCGGCCTGCCCGCCCTGCTCCTCAGAGCTCCTCCTTGGAGGTGAGGAAGGGGTGATAATGTGCAGTTTGCCTCTTGCTGGCGCCAGCCGGCCGCGCTGTTTATCTGGCTGCCGGGGGAATCTGGGCAATTAGGCTCCGCCGGCCTTAAAGCGCCAAGAGCTTCTTTTCGGCATCTCCCACCCCAGGGCTTGGGGTTGATCCCTCAGgttctgggggtggaggggacagGCACCCAGGAGGCCACTCCTCCGGAGGGTGAAAACTGGGAGGCCAAGGGAGGCACGTGAACCTTTCCTAAGAAGATGCTAGGCTGCACAGACGGGGTGGAAGGTAACATCTCCAGCTGAAACCTTACCAGGCAGTGGGAGAGGCTGTGAACTCTTCTGGCTTTGCAATTAGGGTCTAGATCCCAAAGGCTCAGTCCCCCCCTGGGGGCTAACCAGAGGCTCGTCTGGGCTGAGCTGACCTGAACTGGGCTGAGTGTTAGCCTTCTGATACACTCGGCCCCTGGCTGACTGCTCTCACTTCTGAAGGAAGTTGGAGGAGATTCCTGAAGTTAATGTCTGAGGCTGGCTGTCTGCAGAGGCTGGAGTTTctgatctctttctctctctcctctcccccacttcctccctccctcccttcctcccttcctcctgcccaTGATCATTTCTTTCCAAGGGGCCTGTAGAGCCCTAAGAGCGCTCCCCTTAAAGTTTAGAGCACAGAAGTTATTATTAGGAAATCAGCACAAATTTTCTAAGTACTAAGGTAGCTTCTAAGAGGGGAGTgtggacagagggcctggaggCACCTTACACTTCCTCTTCGAACCTTCTGTCCCACCTGAGTTCCCAGCATGGATCTGGGAGGGTCGATGTGTTGGAGGTGCCAGTGAGAGATTTGTGTATAGCAGCATTTATTCCCTAagagccaaaaagtggaaacaacctaatgtcCGTTGGCTCacagatggataaacaaattgtggtatagcCATCtagtggaatagtattcagccataaatAAGAATGAAGTATGAGAGGACAGCATGGTTGAGCCTGGAAATCAGTATGTTAAATGAaggaagccagatacaaaagtcCTCATGTTATAGGAAGCCTTTGgtgtgaaatatccagaataggcaaacccATGAGAATAAAAAGTAGATTTGTGGTTGCCTGAGGTTTAGGGATTGGGAGGAATGAATGACTGCGAATGGGGcagggtttcttttggggtgatgaaaatgttctgtaattAGGTGGTGGTATTGGTCTTACAACTCTGAATGTACTAagaaccactgaattgtatattttaaaagagtggATCTTAGGGTATGTGAATGataactgtttgtttttttttttttaagtagcttgGTGTTGGTCCGAAACTGGCCTCCGCCTTTGTTTAGTTGAAGTAGAATAACATCGGCCTTCCTGTGTGGCCTTGGGTGGGCCCTTTACCTGCTTCTACCCCACTTGCCCCATCAGTTAAGAAGTTGAGTTGGGGGGAACCTCTGATATTCTAAATCCCGGTGTCTTGGGGGTGCAGTCTCTTTTTTTTACTTGCCTAGGATGGAAGTTAGTGAGGTGCTTCCAGTCTCTGTGCAGATGGTTTTGCTAGAACGGAGGAGGATGGGGGTGCCGGTAAAGTCCCTCCTGAAAGCTTTGCAATTCCCAGGTCTGTGGACTTGCTTTCTGCCTCACCCATGTGTTAGATGCCCCCAGCCCAGGTGTGTCTGTGGGTGGTATCGTAACTCAAGGCCTAAGTGG is part of the Bos indicus x Bos taurus breed Angus x Brahman F1 hybrid chromosome 10, Bos_hybrid_MaternalHap_v2.0, whole genome shotgun sequence genome and harbors:
- the SMAD6 gene encoding mothers against decapentaplegic homolog 6 isoform X3 — protein: MFRSKRSGLVRRLWRSRVVPDREEGGGSGGGGGDEDGSVGSRAEPAARAREGGGCGRPEVRPVALRRPRDAVGQRGAQGAGRRRRSGGPPRPMSEPGAGSGGSSLDVGEPGGQGWLPESDCETVTCCLFSERDAAGAPREAGEPLVGAAQEPEGGGRSREARSRLLLLEQELKTVTYSLLKRLKERSLDTLLEAVESRGGVPGGCVLVPRADLRLGGQPAPPQLLLGRLFRWPDLQHAVELKPLCGCHSFAAAADGPTVCCNPYHFSRLCGPESPPPPYSRLSPRDEYKPLDASMSPDATKPSHWCSVAYWEHRTRVGRLYAVYDQAVSIFYDLPQGSGFCLGQLNLEQRSESVRRTRSKIGFGILLSKEPDGVWAYNRGEHPIFVNSPTLDAPGGRALVVRKVPPGYSIKVFDFERSGLLQHGPEPDAADGPYDPNSVRISFAKGWGPCYSRQFITSCPCWLEILLNNHR
- the SMAD6 gene encoding mothers against decapentaplegic homolog 6 isoform X1; protein product: MFRSKRSGLVRRLWRSRVVPDREEGGGSGGGGGDEDGSVGSRAEPAARAREGGGCGRPEVRPVALRRPRDAVGQRGAQGAGRRRRSGGPPRPMSEPGAGSGGSSLDVGEPGGQGWLPESDCETVTCCLFSERDAAGAPREAGEPLVGAAQEPEGGGRSREARSRLLLLEQELKTVTYSLLKRLKERSLDTLLEAVESRGGVPGGCVLVPRADLRLGGQPAPPQLLLGRLFRWPDLQHAVELKPLCGCHSFAAAADGPTVCCNPYHFSRLCGPESPPPPYSRLSPRDEYKPLVLHEETGLQPGMLLLQTRSGNKTWGRNTLGRLDLSDSTLSYTETEAANSLITAPGEFSDASMSPDATKPSHWCSVAYWEHRTRVGRLYAVYDQAVSIFYDLPQGSGFCLGQLNLEQRSESVRRTRSKIGFGILLSKEPDGVWAYNRGEHPIFVNSPTLDAPGGRALVVRKVPPGYSIKVFDFERSGLLQHGPEPDAADGPYDPNSVRISFAKGWGPCYSRQFITSCPCWLEILLNNHR
- the SMAD6 gene encoding mothers against decapentaplegic homolog 6 isoform X2, producing MFRSKRSGLVRRLWRSRVVPDREEGGGSGGGGGDEDGSVGSRAEPAARAREGGGCGRPEVRPVALRRPRDAVGQRGAQGAGRRRRSGGPPRPMSEPGAGSGGSSLDVGEPGGQGWLPESDCETVTCCLFSERDAAGAPREAGEPLVGAAQEPEGGGRSREARSRLLLLEQELKTVTYSLLKRLKERSLDTLLEAVESRGGVPGGCVLVPRADLRLGGQPAPPQLLLGRLFRWPDLQHAVELKPLCGCHSFAAAADGPTVCCNPYHFSRLCGPESPPPPYSRLSPRDEYKPLDLSDSTLSYTETEAANSLITAPGEFSDASMSPDATKPSHWCSVAYWEHRTRVGRLYAVYDQAVSIFYDLPQGSGFCLGQLNLEQRSESVRRTRSKIGFGILLSKEPDGVWAYNRGEHPIFVNSPTLDAPGGRALVVRKVPPGYSIKVFDFERSGLLQHGPEPDAADGPYDPNSVRISFAKGWGPCYSRQFITSCPCWLEILLNNHR